A window of the Streptomyces sp. Ag109_O5-10 genome harbors these coding sequences:
- a CDS encoding YebC/PmpR family DNA-binding transcriptional regulator: MSGHSKWATTKHKKAVIDAKRGKLFAKLIKNIEVAARMGGVDIDGNPTLYDAIQKAKKQSVPNKNIDSAVKRGGGLEAGGADYETIMYEGYGPNGVAVLIECLTDNRNRAASDVRVAMTRNGGSMADPGSVSYLFNRKGVVIVPKGELSEDDVLGAVLDAGAEEVNDLGESFEVLSEATDLVAVRTALQDNGIDYDSAEANFVPTMQVELDEEGAKKIFKLIDALEDSDDVQNVFANFDVSDEVMEKVDA, from the coding sequence ATGTCCGGCCACTCTAAATGGGCTACGACGAAGCACAAGAAGGCCGTGATCGATGCCAAGCGCGGCAAGCTCTTCGCGAAGTTGATCAAGAACATCGAGGTCGCGGCCCGGATGGGCGGCGTCGACATCGACGGCAACCCGACCCTCTACGACGCCATCCAGAAGGCGAAGAAGCAGTCGGTCCCGAACAAGAACATCGACTCCGCGGTCAAGCGCGGTGGCGGCCTCGAGGCCGGCGGCGCCGACTACGAGACGATCATGTACGAGGGCTACGGCCCGAACGGCGTCGCGGTGCTCATCGAGTGCCTCACCGACAACCGCAACCGCGCCGCCTCCGACGTCCGCGTCGCCATGACCCGCAACGGCGGCTCGATGGCCGACCCGGGCTCGGTGTCGTACCTCTTCAACCGCAAGGGCGTCGTGATCGTCCCCAAGGGCGAGCTGTCCGAGGACGACGTCCTGGGTGCCGTCCTGGACGCGGGTGCCGAGGAGGTCAACGACCTGGGCGAGTCCTTCGAGGTGCTCAGCGAGGCCACCGACCTGGTCGCGGTCCGCACCGCCCTCCAGGACAACGGCATCGACTACGACTCCGCCGAGGCCAACTTCGTCCCGACCATGCAGGTCGAGCTGGACGAGGAGGGCGCCAAGAAGATCTTCAAGCTGATCGACGCCCTGGAGGACAGCGACGACGTCCAGAACGTCTTCGCCAACTTCGACGTCAGCGACGAGGTCATGGAGAAGGTCGACGCGTAG
- the ruvC gene encoding crossover junction endodeoxyribonuclease RuvC translates to MRVLGVDPGLTRCGVGVVEGVAGRPLTMVGVGVVRTPVDAELGHRLVAIEQGIEQWLDEHRPEYVAVERVFSQHNVRTVMGTAQASAVAMLCAARRGIPVALHTPSEVKAAVTGSGRADKAQVGAMVTRLLRLSAAPKPADAADALALAICHIWRAPAQNRLQQAVALHAANATKGRTA, encoded by the coding sequence GTGCGTGTACTGGGGGTGGACCCCGGGCTGACCCGGTGCGGTGTCGGGGTGGTCGAGGGTGTTGCGGGGCGACCGCTCACCATGGTCGGCGTGGGGGTCGTACGGACGCCCGTGGACGCCGAACTGGGCCATCGCCTCGTCGCCATCGAGCAGGGCATCGAGCAGTGGCTGGACGAGCACCGGCCCGAATACGTCGCCGTGGAGCGGGTGTTCAGCCAGCACAACGTACGGACCGTGATGGGCACCGCCCAGGCCAGCGCCGTCGCCATGCTGTGCGCCGCCCGCCGGGGCATCCCCGTCGCCCTGCACACGCCCAGCGAGGTCAAGGCCGCCGTCACCGGTTCAGGACGCGCCGACAAGGCTCAGGTCGGCGCCATGGTCACCCGGCTGCTCAGGCTCAGCGCCGCGCCGAAGCCCGCCGACGCCGCCGACGCCCTCGCGCTCGCCATCTGCCACATCTGGCGCGCGCCCGCGCAGAACCGACTCCAGCAGGCCGTCGCCCTGCACGCAGCCAACGCAACGAAAGGCCGTACGGCATGA
- the ruvA gene encoding Holliday junction branch migration protein RuvA yields the protein MIAFVSGPVAALAPDSAVVEVGGIGIAVQCTPNTLSGLRMGQPTKLATSLVVREDSLTLYGFVDDDERQVFELLQTASGVGPRLAQAMLAVHSPDALRRAVATGDEKALIAVPGIGKKGAQKLLLELKDRLGEPVGAPAIGAPISQGWRDQLHAALIGLGYATREADEAVTAVAPQAEAAGGPPQVGQLLKAALQTLNRAR from the coding sequence ATGATCGCCTTCGTCAGCGGCCCGGTCGCCGCCCTCGCCCCGGACTCCGCGGTCGTCGAGGTGGGCGGGATCGGCATCGCCGTCCAGTGCACCCCCAACACCCTGTCGGGGCTGCGCATGGGCCAGCCCACCAAGCTGGCCACCTCCCTGGTCGTACGGGAGGACTCGCTCACGCTCTACGGCTTCGTGGACGACGACGAGCGCCAGGTCTTCGAGCTGCTCCAGACGGCGAGCGGGGTCGGGCCGCGGCTCGCCCAGGCGATGCTCGCCGTGCACAGCCCGGACGCGCTGCGCCGCGCGGTCGCCACCGGTGACGAGAAGGCGCTGATCGCCGTTCCCGGCATCGGCAAGAAGGGCGCGCAGAAGCTGCTCCTCGAGCTGAAGGACCGGCTCGGCGAGCCCGTCGGCGCCCCCGCGATCGGTGCGCCGATCAGCCAGGGCTGGCGCGACCAGCTGCACGCCGCCCTGATCGGCCTCGGCTACGCGACCCGGGAGGCCGACGAGGCCGTCACCGCCGTCGCCCCGCAGGCCGAGGCCGCCGGGGGCCCGCCCCAGGTCGGCCAGTTGCTCAAGGCCGCCCTGCAGACCCTCAACCGCGCCCGCTGA
- the ruvB gene encoding Holliday junction branch migration DNA helicase RuvB, which yields MNWDDPTDTGADAERLVGAVADREDQAVEAALRPKDLGEFIGQEKVREQLDLVLRAARARGATADHVLLSGAPGLGKTTLSMIIAAEMGAPIRITSGPAIQHAGDLAAILSSLQEGEVLFLDEIHRMSRPAEEMLYMAMEDFRVDVIVGKGPGATAIPLELPPFTLVGATTRAGLLPPPLRDRFGFTAHMEFYEPRELERVVHRSASLLDVEIEPAGAAEIAGRSRGTPRIANRLLRRVRDYAQVKADGLITREIAHAALAVYEVDERGLDRLDRAVLEALLKLFGGGPVGLSTLAVAVGEERETVEEVAEPFLVREGLLARTPRGRVATPAAWAHLGLTAPRGAAGGTGQQDLFGTSQ from the coding sequence ATGAACTGGGACGACCCGACCGACACCGGCGCCGACGCGGAGCGGCTGGTGGGCGCCGTCGCCGACCGCGAGGACCAGGCCGTCGAGGCCGCCCTGCGCCCCAAGGACCTCGGCGAGTTCATCGGCCAGGAGAAGGTCCGCGAGCAGCTCGACCTGGTGCTGCGCGCGGCACGCGCGCGTGGCGCCACCGCCGACCACGTGCTGCTCTCCGGCGCCCCCGGCCTGGGCAAGACCACTCTCTCCATGATCATCGCGGCCGAGATGGGCGCCCCGATCCGCATCACCTCGGGCCCCGCCATCCAGCACGCCGGCGACCTGGCCGCGATCCTCTCCTCCCTCCAGGAGGGCGAGGTCCTCTTCCTCGACGAGATCCACCGCATGTCGCGGCCCGCCGAGGAGATGCTGTACATGGCGATGGAGGACTTCCGCGTCGACGTCATCGTGGGCAAGGGCCCGGGTGCCACCGCCATCCCCCTGGAGCTGCCCCCGTTCACCCTGGTCGGCGCGACCACGCGCGCGGGTCTGCTGCCGCCCCCGCTGCGCGACCGCTTCGGCTTCACCGCGCACATGGAGTTCTACGAGCCGCGCGAGCTGGAGCGGGTGGTGCACCGCTCGGCCAGCCTGCTGGACGTCGAGATCGAGCCGGCCGGCGCCGCCGAGATCGCGGGCCGCTCCCGCGGCACGCCCCGCATCGCGAACCGGCTGCTGCGCCGGGTCCGCGACTACGCGCAGGTCAAGGCGGACGGGCTGATCACCCGCGAGATCGCGCACGCGGCGCTCGCCGTCTACGAGGTGGACGAGCGCGGCCTGGACCGGCTGGACCGCGCGGTCCTGGAAGCCCTGCTCAAGCTGTTCGGCGGCGGTCCGGTCGGCCTGTCCACCCTCGCCGTCGCGGTGGGGGAGGAGCGGGAGACGGTCGAGGAGGTCGCCGAACCCTTCCTGGTCCGCGAGGGCCTGCTCGCCCGCACCCCCCGCGGCCGCGTCGCCACCCCCGCCGCCTGGGCCCACCTTGGCCTGACCGCCCCGCGCGGCGCGGCGGGCGGAACGGGCCAGCAGGACCTGTTCGGCACCTCACAATGA
- the yajC gene encoding preprotein translocase subunit YajC: MNSLPLLVFIVLIAAMFLMTRSTRKRQQQATQMRNEIQPGNGVRTIGGMYATVKEVNEDTVLLDAGPGVDLLFAKNAIGAILTDDEYNRIVHGVEHDLKSDADVVPDDASSLTETDDAPADAAAASDDKAVDLGKKDAAGDEAEAVEKTDGPAESATAEAKADEEPKKTDGDSDAK, translated from the coding sequence GTGAATAGCTTGCCTCTTCTCGTGTTCATCGTCCTCATCGCGGCCATGTTCCTGATGACGCGTTCCACCCGGAAGCGCCAGCAGCAGGCCACGCAGATGCGGAACGAGATCCAGCCCGGCAACGGGGTCCGTACCATCGGGGGCATGTACGCGACGGTCAAGGAAGTCAACGAGGACACGGTCCTCCTCGACGCCGGGCCGGGCGTCGACCTCCTCTTCGCGAAGAACGCGATCGGCGCCATCCTCACGGACGACGAGTACAACCGCATCGTGCACGGCGTCGAGCACGACCTGAAGTCCGACGCCGACGTCGTCCCGGACGACGCATCCTCCCTCACCGAGACCGACGACGCGCCTGCCGACGCTGCCGCCGCCTCCGACGACAAGGCCGTCGACCTCGGGAAGAAGGACGCCGCCGGGGACGAGGCCGAGGCCGTGGAGAAGACCGACGGGCCGGCCGAGTCCGCGACCGCCGAGGCGAAGGCCGACGAAGAGCCGAAGAAGACCGACGGCGACTCCGACGCGAAGTAG
- the secD gene encoding protein translocase subunit SecD: MAAPKRGRSASAQSKPGRSLALILIAIVALTGGMFASGNTTPRLGIDLAGGTSITLQARNEPGQPNAINKTNMNTAVEIMNRRVNGLGVSEAEVQTQGTSNIIVNIPKGTNSAEARQQVGTTAKLYFRPVLAQEASGAPASSASPSASAGGNSTASPSASPSSSASTSQKATGSSASPSSSATSQGRAVTDALKAGSTPSSSASASSSASPSATSSADASASASASAAASKLQAEYTALDCTKAAQRATAGKSAKPTDTTVACGKIGNAWFKYVLGPARVDGTDVKKAQAVFDTQGAAGWQVQMTFTGSGSKKFADVTGELAKNTSQPTNEFGIVLDGEVVSSPTVSQSITGGSAEISGSFTQQEAQSLANVLSYGALPLSFRTESVTTVTAALGGQQLHAGLLAGAIGLALVIIYLVAFYRGLSLIAIPSLLVSAVLTYTIMSLLGPTIHFALNLPAVCGAIVAIGITADSFIVFFERIRDEIREGRTLRPAVERAWPRARRTILVSDFVSFLAAAVLFIVTVGKVQGFAFTLGLTTVLDVVVVFFFTKPLMTLFARRKFFASGHKWSGLDPKGLGAKAPLRRTRRPAGPTAGPVDPKEA, encoded by the coding sequence GTGGCAGCACCTAAGAGGGGCCGGAGCGCGAGCGCCCAGAGCAAGCCAGGGCGCTCGCTGGCCCTCATCCTGATCGCCATCGTGGCGCTCACCGGCGGAATGTTCGCCTCCGGAAACACCACTCCGCGTCTCGGTATCGACCTGGCCGGTGGTACGAGCATCACGCTGCAGGCGAGGAACGAGCCGGGCCAGCCCAACGCGATCAACAAGACCAACATGAACACCGCGGTCGAGATCATGAACCGCCGTGTCAACGGTCTGGGTGTGTCCGAGGCAGAGGTCCAGACCCAGGGCACCAGCAACATCATCGTCAACATCCCCAAGGGCACGAACTCCGCAGAGGCCCGCCAGCAGGTCGGCACCACCGCGAAGCTGTACTTCCGCCCGGTCCTGGCCCAGGAGGCCAGCGGCGCCCCGGCGTCGAGCGCCTCCCCGAGCGCGTCCGCCGGCGGCAACTCCACCGCCTCCCCGAGCGCGTCCCCGTCGAGCAGTGCGTCGACGTCCCAGAAGGCGACCGGGTCGTCCGCCTCGCCGTCCTCCTCGGCCACCTCGCAGGGCCGCGCGGTCACCGACGCCCTGAAGGCCGGCTCCACGCCGTCGTCCTCGGCGTCCGCCTCCTCCTCGGCGAGCCCCTCCGCCACCTCCTCGGCCGACGCGAGCGCCTCTGCCAGCGCCTCCGCCGCGGCCTCGAAGCTTCAGGCCGAGTACACCGCGCTGGACTGCACCAAGGCCGCCCAGCGCGCCACCGCAGGCAAGAGCGCCAAGCCGACCGACACCACCGTGGCCTGCGGCAAGATCGGCAACGCCTGGTTCAAGTACGTGCTCGGCCCGGCCCGCGTCGACGGCACCGACGTCAAGAAGGCCCAGGCCGTCTTCGACACGCAGGGCGCCGCAGGCTGGCAGGTCCAGATGACCTTCACCGGCAGCGGATCCAAGAAGTTCGCGGACGTCACCGGCGAGCTCGCCAAGAACACCTCCCAGCCGACGAACGAGTTCGGCATCGTCCTCGACGGCGAGGTCGTCTCCAGCCCGACCGTGAGCCAGTCCATCACCGGCGGCTCGGCGGAGATCTCCGGCAGCTTCACCCAGCAAGAGGCCCAGAGCCTCGCCAACGTGCTGTCGTACGGCGCGCTCCCGCTCTCCTTCAGGACGGAGAGCGTCACCACGGTCACCGCCGCCCTCGGTGGTCAGCAGCTGCACGCCGGTCTGCTGGCCGGTGCCATCGGCCTCGCGCTGGTCATCATCTACCTGGTGGCCTTCTACCGCGGCCTGTCGCTGATCGCGATCCCCTCGCTGCTGGTGTCCGCGGTCCTGACCTACACGATCATGTCGCTGCTCGGCCCGACGATCCACTTCGCGCTGAACCTGCCCGCGGTCTGCGGTGCGATCGTCGCGATCGGCATCACGGCGGACTCGTTCATCGTGTTCTTCGAACGCATCCGGGACGAGATCCGCGAGGGCCGCACGCTGCGCCCAGCCGTCGAGCGGGCCTGGCCGCGCGCCCGGCGCACCATCCTGGTCTCCGACTTCGTGTCGTTCCTGGCCGCCGCCGTGCTGTTCATCGTGACCGTCGGCAAGGTCCAGGGCTTCGCGTTCACCCTCGGTCTGACCACCGTGCTCGACGTGGTCGTCGTCTTCTTCTTCACCAAGCCGCTGATGACGCTCTTCGCCCGGCGTAAGTTCTTCGCGAGCGGCCACAAGTGGTCGGGCCTCGACCCGAAGGGCCTGGGCGCCAAGGCCCCGCTGCGCCGCACCCGCCGTCCCGCCGGCCCCACCGCCGGCCCTGTCGACCCGAAGGAAGCGTGA
- the secF gene encoding protein translocase subunit SecF yields the protein MSKLGNLGARLHRGEISYDFVGKRKIWYGVSILITITAIVGLAVRGLNMGIDFQGGAVFTTSKTSVSVSQAETYAQQASGHDAVVQKLGTGGLRIQIAGMDTEKSDATKAKLARDMNVDPESINSDLVGPSWGDEIANKAWEGLGIFMVLVVVYLAIAFEWRMAVAALVALIHDITITTGIYALVGFEVTPGTVIGLLTILGYSLYDTVVVFDSLKEQTKDITKQTRFTYSDIANHSINGTLVRSINTTVVALLPVAGLLFIGGGFLGAGTLNDISLSLFVGLAAGAYSSIFIATPLVADLKEAEPQMKALRKRVFAKRAQATAEEEMAEARVGGSEGSDDAAPAVVGPRNQPASRNRGGRGRPSGKRR from the coding sequence ATGTCGAAACTCGGCAACCTCGGCGCCCGACTCCACCGCGGCGAGATCAGCTACGACTTCGTCGGCAAGCGCAAGATCTGGTACGGCGTCTCCATCCTGATCACCATCACGGCCATCGTCGGCCTGGCGGTGCGCGGCCTGAACATGGGCATCGACTTCCAGGGCGGCGCCGTCTTCACCACCTCGAAGACCAGCGTCTCGGTGTCCCAGGCGGAGACCTACGCGCAGCAGGCCTCCGGCCACGACGCGGTCGTGCAGAAGCTCGGCACGGGTGGTCTGCGCATCCAGATCGCCGGCATGGACACCGAGAAGTCGGACGCGACCAAGGCCAAGCTGGCCAGGGACATGAACGTGGACCCGGAGTCCATCAACTCCGACCTGGTTGGCCCCAGCTGGGGTGACGAGATCGCCAACAAGGCCTGGGAGGGCCTCGGCATCTTCATGGTCCTCGTGGTGGTCTACCTGGCGATCGCCTTCGAGTGGCGGATGGCGGTCGCGGCCCTGGTCGCGCTGATCCACGACATCACCATCACGACCGGTATCTACGCCCTGGTCGGCTTCGAGGTCACGCCCGGCACGGTCATCGGTCTGCTGACGATCCTCGGTTACTCGCTCTACGACACGGTCGTCGTCTTCGACAGCCTCAAGGAGCAGACGAAGGACATCACCAAGCAGACCCGCTTCACCTACAGCGACATCGCCAACCACTCGATCAACGGCACCCTGGTCCGTTCGATCAACACCACGGTGGTCGCGCTGCTGCCGGTCGCGGGCCTGCTGTTCATCGGCGGCGGCTTCCTCGGCGCGGGCACGCTCAACGACATCTCGCTGTCGCTGTTCGTCGGTCTCGCCGCCGGTGCCTACTCGTCGATCTTCATCGCCACGCCGCTCGTCGCCGACCTCAAGGAGGCCGAGCCGCAGATGAAGGCGCTCCGGAAGCGCGTTTTCGCCAAGCGCGCCCAGGCCACCGCCGAGGAGGAGATGGCCGAGGCCCGGGTCGGCGGCTCCGAGGGGTCCGACGACGCCGCCCCGGCCGTCGTCGGCCCGCGCAACCAGCCCGCGTCCCGCAACCGCGGCGGCCGCGGCCGCCCGTCGGGGAAGCGCCGGTGA
- a CDS encoding adenine phosphoribosyltransferase produces the protein MTDIEELLRSRIRDVEDYPEQGVMFKDITPLLADPAAFTALTDALAEIAERTGATKVVGLEARGFILGAPVAVRAGLGFIPVRKAGKLPGATLRQAYELEYGSAEIEVHAEDLGADDRILIVDDVLATGGTAEAAIQLIHRAGAEVAGVAVLMELGFLGGRGRLEPALRGAPLEALLQV, from the coding sequence GTGACCGACATCGAGGAACTGCTGCGCAGCCGTATCCGGGACGTCGAGGACTACCCGGAGCAGGGCGTGATGTTCAAGGACATCACCCCGCTCCTGGCGGATCCGGCCGCGTTCACCGCGCTCACCGACGCCCTCGCGGAGATCGCCGAGCGCACCGGCGCCACCAAGGTCGTCGGCCTGGAGGCCCGGGGATTCATCCTGGGCGCCCCGGTCGCCGTCCGCGCCGGCCTCGGCTTCATCCCGGTCCGCAAGGCGGGCAAGCTCCCCGGAGCCACCCTCCGCCAGGCCTACGAGCTGGAGTACGGCTCGGCCGAGATCGAGGTGCACGCCGAGGACCTCGGGGCGGACGACCGGATCCTGATCGTCGACGACGTGCTCGCCACCGGCGGCACCGCCGAGGCCGCGATCCAGCTGATCCACCGCGCCGGCGCCGAGGTCGCGGGCGTCGCGGTCCTGATGGAGCTGGGCTTCCTGGGCGGCCGCGGCCGCCTGGAGCCGGCCCTGCGGGGAGCGCCGCTGGAGGCCCTCCTCCAGGTCTGA